The following are encoded in a window of Fibrobacter sp. UWB2 genomic DNA:
- the rpsU gene encoding 30S ribosomal protein S21 has protein sequence MIGVIVKSNEPFERALKRFTKSCEKNGIISDVKKRQRFEKPSEEKKRIETAARRKRLKEIADQNRKRLY, from the coding sequence GTGATCGGCGTTATTGTTAAGTCCAACGAACCTTTCGAACGCGCACTCAAGCGTTTCACCAAGTCTTGCGAAAAGAATGGTATCATTTCCGACGTCAAGAAGCGTCAGCGTTTCGAAAAGCCCTCCGAAGAAAAGAAGCGTATTGAAACGGCTGCTCGTCGCAAGCGTCTCAAAGAGATTGCTGACCAGAACCGCAAGCGTCTCTACTAA
- the tyrS gene encoding tyrosine--tRNA ligase — protein sequence MQFRPVKEQLEILMRGVTDIVPQDELEKKLQKSYDTGVPLRIKMGVDPTAPDVHFGHTVVMRKLRQFQDLGHTVVLIVGDYTAQIGDPSGRNKARPRLTHEQVLENAKEYQEQFFKVVRRDQVEIHYNGEWFSKLPFSKVTELMGQFTVAQMLEREDFHNRYTANTPISLHEFMYPMMQGYDSVAIKSDVELGGTDQKFNVLRGRDLQLFEGMEPQIGLFMPILLGTDGKVKMSKSIGNYVGLNEPADVMYHKIYSLSDNIVENWYELLTNIPLDEVKQMMADIAAGKMNPNEAKHRLAIDIVTQYYGAEAAEAAAAKEREIHSGNAIPSDALECSVDAGTYGALDLLVNIKAFASKGEARRMVQNGGVKIGGEKLADPQAQIEIKGGDNLVVQVGKRKFFKVNF from the coding sequence ATGCAATTCCGTCCTGTAAAAGAACAGCTTGAAATTTTGATGCGCGGCGTTACCGACATCGTGCCGCAAGATGAACTCGAAAAGAAACTCCAGAAGTCCTACGACACCGGTGTCCCCCTCCGTATCAAGATGGGTGTGGACCCGACGGCTCCGGACGTTCACTTCGGTCATACGGTCGTGATGCGCAAGCTCCGCCAGTTCCAGGACCTCGGTCATACGGTTGTCCTCATCGTGGGTGACTACACCGCGCAGATTGGTGACCCGAGCGGCCGCAACAAGGCCCGTCCGCGCCTTACGCACGAACAGGTTCTCGAAAACGCCAAGGAATATCAGGAACAGTTCTTCAAGGTCGTTCGCCGCGATCAGGTCGAAATCCACTACAACGGTGAATGGTTCTCCAAGCTCCCGTTCAGCAAGGTCACCGAACTCATGGGCCAGTTCACTGTCGCCCAAATGCTTGAACGCGAAGATTTCCACAACCGCTATACGGCAAACACGCCGATCAGCCTGCACGAATTCATGTACCCGATGATGCAGGGCTACGATTCCGTCGCCATCAAGAGTGACGTGGAACTCGGCGGCACTGACCAGAAGTTCAACGTGCTCCGTGGCCGCGACTTGCAACTCTTCGAAGGTATGGAACCGCAGATCGGTCTCTTCATGCCGATTTTGCTCGGTACTGATGGCAAGGTCAAGATGTCCAAGTCCATCGGCAACTACGTTGGCCTTAACGAACCGGCTGACGTGATGTACCACAAGATTTACAGCCTCTCCGACAACATTGTCGAAAACTGGTACGAACTTCTCACGAACATCCCGCTCGACGAAGTCAAGCAGATGATGGCTGACATTGCCGCAGGCAAGATGAATCCGAACGAAGCCAAGCACCGCCTCGCTATCGACATCGTGACGCAGTACTACGGTGCCGAAGCTGCCGAAGCTGCAGCCGCTAAGGAACGCGAAATTCACAGCGGTAACGCTATCCCGAGCGATGCTCTCGAATGCTCTGTCGATGCCGGTACTTATGGCGCTCTCGACTTGCTCGTGAACATCAAGGCTTTTGCCTCTAAGGGCGAAGCTCGCCGCATGGTGCAGAACGGTGGCGTGAAGATTGGTGGCGAAAAGCTCGCCGATCCGCAGGCCCAGATCGAAATCAAGGGTGGCGATAATCTCGTCGTCCAGGTGGGCAAGCGCAAGTTCTTCAAGGTGAACTTCTAA
- a CDS encoding GatB/YqeY domain-containing protein has protein sequence MSCALLTQILDDIKTAMKAHDAETLGTLRTLHSDIKNEAMKSGATPAQITESITDAMCIDVLAKSVKQKQESIEILKKGGFLDKIPAEEAVIAIYRKYMPAEMTEDEVKALIAEIKAATGASSPKDMGKIMKELSPKVKGRFDSKRASALVQEALK, from the coding sequence ATGAGTTGTGCTTTGCTTACCCAGATTCTCGACGACATCAAGACCGCCATGAAGGCTCACGATGCCGAAACTCTCGGAACTCTTCGTACGCTCCATTCTGACATCAAGAACGAAGCTATGAAGTCTGGTGCCACTCCGGCACAGATTACCGAAAGCATTACCGATGCCATGTGCATCGACGTTCTCGCCAAGAGCGTGAAGCAGAAACAGGAATCCATCGAAATTCTCAAGAAGGGCGGATTCCTGGACAAGATTCCGGCTGAAGAAGCGGTCATTGCCATCTACCGCAAGTACATGCCGGCCGAGATGACCGAAGACGAAGTCAAGGCTCTCATTGCCGAAATCAAGGCTGCAACGGGCGCCTCTTCTCCGAAGGACATGGGCAAGATCATGAAGGAGCTTTCTCCGAAGGTCAAGGGCCGCTTTGATTCCAAGCGCGCATCCGCCCTCGTACAGGAAGCGTTGAAGTAA
- a CDS encoding sigma 54-interacting transcriptional regulator, whose translation MSTTHAKIQELELLYKISSILNQSLDFETVAHPVLQTVESVMGVEHATLTLYNRHTGEISIEIAEGLSSRQASKGRYKVGEGITGRVVETGKPIIIPSVAKDPDFLDRTGRGKTEDKAFLCVPIIMEQEVVGALSADEHNPDEANLNDQIHLLEIIAQMLATAVKLRRQAREENEILKAENERMAMELKARFQPDNIIGKTPEMQQVYTQIDQVAKSPLPALIVGEVGTGKGLVAEAIHFRSDRNLGPFVRVHCAALPESVLDRELFGSEKGALVGVVNEAPGRVEQAEGGTLFLDEVAELTPNLQIKLLRLLQQGEMERVGARFPKKVNVRVICATTKNLQQMVSDGTFREDLYYQLHIVPIYVPPLRKRRTDIVLLADYFVDHYCRLVGKNVRRLARGTIEMLMSYPWPGNVRELENAIERAVLLTEEDVIYPHHFPPTIQTDETSGTPVSGNLKLMVEAYERDIICDALKSSKGKMAAAARSLSTTPRILTYKIKQLGIDLAAFIK comes from the coding sequence ATGTCAACAACTCACGCCAAGATTCAAGAACTAGAACTGCTCTACAAGATCAGCTCCATTTTGAACCAGAGTCTTGATTTTGAGACTGTTGCGCATCCTGTATTGCAGACCGTTGAATCTGTGATGGGTGTTGAACACGCCACCCTCACTTTGTACAATCGCCATACTGGCGAAATTTCCATTGAAATTGCAGAAGGCCTGAGCAGTCGCCAAGCGAGCAAGGGCCGCTATAAAGTGGGCGAAGGCATTACGGGCCGCGTCGTCGAAACGGGTAAACCGATTATCATCCCGTCCGTTGCGAAAGATCCGGATTTCTTGGACCGCACGGGTCGCGGCAAGACCGAAGACAAGGCGTTCCTTTGCGTCCCGATTATCATGGAACAGGAAGTCGTTGGCGCCTTGAGTGCTGACGAACATAATCCTGATGAAGCAAACCTCAACGACCAGATTCATTTGCTCGAAATCATCGCGCAGATGCTTGCGACTGCTGTGAAACTCCGCCGCCAGGCCCGAGAAGAAAACGAAATCCTCAAGGCCGAAAACGAACGTATGGCGATGGAGCTCAAGGCGCGTTTCCAACCGGATAACATCATCGGTAAAACGCCTGAGATGCAACAGGTCTATACGCAAATCGACCAGGTCGCTAAAAGCCCGCTCCCGGCGCTCATCGTGGGGGAGGTCGGGACTGGCAAAGGTCTTGTTGCCGAAGCTATCCATTTCCGTTCTGATCGCAATTTAGGGCCGTTCGTGCGAGTGCATTGCGCGGCCCTCCCGGAGTCCGTTCTGGACCGGGAACTTTTCGGTAGCGAAAAGGGCGCCTTGGTTGGCGTCGTCAACGAGGCGCCGGGCCGCGTCGAGCAGGCCGAAGGCGGTACGTTATTCCTCGATGAAGTTGCGGAACTCACACCGAATTTACAGATAAAGTTACTTCGCCTTTTGCAGCAGGGCGAAATGGAACGCGTAGGCGCTCGCTTCCCGAAAAAAGTGAACGTGCGCGTGATTTGCGCAACGACCAAGAACTTGCAGCAGATGGTCTCGGATGGGACTTTCCGCGAAGACTTGTACTACCAGCTTCACATTGTTCCGATTTACGTGCCGCCTCTTCGCAAGCGCCGTACTGACATTGTGCTCTTGGCGGATTACTTTGTGGATCATTACTGCCGCTTGGTCGGTAAAAACGTGCGCCGCCTTGCCCGCGGTACAATCGAGATGCTCATGAGCTACCCGTGGCCGGGCAATGTGCGCGAACTCGAGAATGCGATTGAACGTGCTGTGCTCTTGACCGAAGAAGACGTCATTTACCCGCATCACTTTCCGCCGACGATTCAGACCGACGAAACGAGCGGAACGCCAGTGAGTGGAAACCTCAAGCTTATGGTCGAGGCGTACGAACGCGACATCATTTGTGATGCGCTCAAGAGTAGCAAGGGCAAAATGGCTGCTGCCGCCCGCAGTCTTTCGACCACCCCGCGCATCCTCACTTACAAAATCAAACAGCTCGGCATCGACCTCGCTGCCTTTATCAAGTAG
- a CDS encoding LysR family transcriptional regulator, giving the protein MELTQLKYFLEVARTEHVTQSAKNLCIVQPALTQAIHKLEDELGVSLFKNSGRNIKLTDSGKFFYEKLQPLYENMMALPALLKETADKQNNNVKLNVLAASTLITSAVIEYRRSNSDIDVDIVQNEETSVFDICVRTYANYRPELDNTESDETFVHSEKIYLAVPNTAQYKKLDSISLFDLKDEKFIRLYGSKQYRQICNELCDSIGFHTNVTFESDNAAVVKEAVAAGIGVGFWPELSWGKMDHKRVRLLEITDTDFKRDIVISLRRNKQDNSKTEQFYNFLTKYILQRQSKKRK; this is encoded by the coding sequence ATGGAACTGACTCAGCTTAAATATTTCCTAGAGGTGGCTCGCACGGAGCATGTCACACAAAGTGCAAAGAACCTCTGCATCGTCCAACCCGCACTCACACAAGCTATCCACAAGCTTGAAGATGAACTGGGCGTGTCGCTGTTCAAAAATTCTGGGCGAAACATCAAGCTCACGGACAGCGGAAAGTTCTTTTACGAAAAGCTTCAGCCGCTTTACGAGAATATGATGGCGCTTCCGGCGCTCCTCAAGGAAACGGCGGATAAGCAGAATAACAACGTCAAGCTGAACGTTCTTGCGGCTTCCACGCTTATCACAAGTGCTGTGATTGAGTACAGACGAAGTAACTCCGACATTGATGTGGACATAGTGCAGAACGAAGAGACGAGTGTCTTTGACATTTGTGTTCGCACTTATGCAAATTACAGGCCGGAACTTGACAACACCGAAAGTGACGAAACGTTTGTTCATTCCGAAAAGATTTATCTCGCGGTCCCGAATACGGCACAGTACAAAAAGCTCGATTCCATTTCGCTATTTGATCTGAAAGACGAAAAGTTCATCCGTCTTTACGGTTCCAAACAGTACCGCCAGATATGTAACGAACTTTGCGATAGCATTGGATTCCATACAAATGTTACATTCGAAAGTGACAACGCTGCCGTTGTCAAGGAAGCTGTTGCCGCAGGTATTGGCGTGGGCTTCTGGCCGGAACTTTCATGGGGCAAGATGGACCACAAACGCGTTAGGCTCCTTGAAATTACCGACACGGATTTTAAGCGTGATATCGTGATTTCGCTCCGTCGCAACAAGCAGGACAATTCTAAAACAGAACAGTTCTACAACTTTTTGACGAAGTACATTCTCCAGCGCCAATCTAAAAAGCGAAAATAA